In one window of Halalkalicoccus subterraneus DNA:
- a CDS encoding helix-turn-helix transcriptional regulator, producing the protein MHDLTGFQRDLLLVIAGLDEPKGLDVNDELEEYYGTEIRHGRLYPNLDTLVNKGLVKKGKHDLRTNKYILTDRGEREIEARLNWQLSYIPDEIKSRLEGLPQMQ; encoded by the coding sequence ATGCATGATTTAACAGGTTTCCAGCGTGACCTACTCTTGGTGATCGCTGGGCTCGATGAACCGAAGGGTCTGGACGTCAACGACGAACTCGAGGAGTACTACGGGACTGAGATCCGCCACGGACGTCTGTATCCGAACCTCGATACGCTGGTTAACAAGGGACTGGTGAAGAAGGGCAAACACGATCTACGGACCAACAAGTACATCCTGACAGACCGCGGCGAGCGCGAGATCGAGGCTCGGCTCAACTGGCAGCTCTCGTATATCCCCGACGAGATCAAAAGCCGCCTCGAAGGTCTCCCTCAGATGCAGTAG
- a CDS encoding alkaline phosphatase family protein — MDTLLIGIDAACQPVFDRLSETDSIPHIESIIEEGTSGPLESQIPPWTPSAWPSMYTGVNPGKHGVFGFVDYDGYDWEVVTANHVREHALWRLLDEHDRSSVIVNVPVTHPPDEIDGAILPGFIGPENPGTHPKGLLEDVEEAIGEYRVYPNYSRGDLEYSETQKMDEYCTLARMRGEAFRYLADEYEPDFGFVQFQKTDTVFHEFEGDHEKVRRIYETTDEQIGEIMAECEPKRVFIASDHGIGPYENYEFRINEYLRREGYVETSAGGKGMPSWNPIREQLRQGDERTTWEPNRIERAVAAVAKTGLTPSRAIAVLDRLGLGSLARRYAPSGVSRTGAQQVDFPESRAYMRARTELGVRINLEGRDPEGVVARGEYEALRDELIERLEGVETPDGDPVFGEVAPREEYFWGPYAENGVDILTVPKDFEQFLSAQLRDGLFGPPTEPWNHKLDGIVVAAGDGIDTDADLSDAHLFDVGPTICAALGVPYSDRMDGRVLPVVDDSGSETYPEYSDSTANSAEDGQVKDRLSDLGYLE, encoded by the coding sequence ATGGACACACTTCTGATCGGGATCGACGCTGCCTGCCAACCCGTCTTCGATCGCCTCTCCGAAACCGACAGCATTCCGCACATCGAGTCGATCATCGAGGAGGGCACGAGCGGCCCACTCGAATCACAGATCCCCCCCTGGACGCCGAGCGCGTGGCCCTCCATGTACACGGGTGTGAACCCGGGCAAGCACGGCGTCTTCGGCTTCGTCGACTACGACGGCTATGACTGGGAGGTCGTGACGGCAAACCACGTCCGCGAGCACGCCCTCTGGCGGCTGCTCGACGAACACGACCGCTCGAGCGTGATCGTTAACGTCCCGGTCACCCATCCCCCCGACGAGATAGACGGCGCGATCCTCCCCGGGTTCATCGGCCCCGAAAACCCCGGCACACATCCGAAGGGACTCCTCGAGGATGTCGAGGAAGCGATCGGTGAGTACAGGGTGTATCCGAACTACTCGCGCGGCGATCTCGAATACAGCGAGACACAGAAGATGGACGAGTACTGTACGCTGGCGCGGATGCGCGGGGAAGCGTTTCGCTACCTCGCCGACGAGTACGAACCCGATTTCGGGTTCGTCCAGTTTCAGAAGACCGATACGGTCTTTCACGAGTTCGAGGGTGATCACGAGAAGGTCAGGCGGATCTACGAGACGACCGACGAGCAGATCGGCGAGATCATGGCCGAGTGCGAGCCGAAACGCGTGTTCATCGCGAGCGATCACGGAATCGGTCCCTACGAGAACTACGAGTTCCGCATCAACGAGTACCTCCGGCGCGAGGGATATGTCGAAACGTCGGCTGGCGGAAAGGGAATGCCGTCGTGGAACCCGATCCGCGAACAGCTGCGCCAAGGCGACGAGCGGACGACCTGGGAGCCAAACCGGATCGAACGGGCCGTGGCCGCAGTCGCAAAGACGGGCCTGACCCCGTCGCGTGCGATCGCCGTCCTCGATCGACTCGGGCTAGGGTCGCTCGCCCGGCGCTACGCGCCCTCCGGCGTGAGTCGGACCGGCGCACAGCAGGTCGACTTCCCCGAATCACGGGCATACATGCGGGCTCGCACCGAGCTCGGGGTTCGAATCAACCTCGAAGGGCGCGATCCGGAGGGCGTCGTTGCGCGAGGAGAGTACGAGGCGTTACGGGACGAGCTGATCGAGCGGCTCGAAGGCGTCGAAACCCCCGACGGGGATCCGGTCTTCGGCGAGGTCGCCCCGCGCGAGGAGTACTTCTGGGGACCGTACGCAGAGAATGGGGTCGATATCCTGACGGTACCGAAGGACTTCGAGCAGTTCCTCTCGGCCCAGTTGCGCGACGGACTGTTCGGGCCGCCGACCGAACCGTGGAACCACAAGCTCGACGGGATCGTCGTCGCCGCGGGCGACGGGATCGACACCGACGCGGATCTATCGGACGCGCACCTGTTCGACGTGGGTCCGACGATCTGTGCCGCGTTGGGCGTGCCGTACAGCGACCGGATGGACGGACGGGTCCTACCGGTGGTCGACGACAGCGGTTCGGAGACGTATCCCGAATACTCGGATTCGACGGCGAATAGCGCCGAGGACGGGCAAGTAAAGGATCGACTCTCGGATCTCGGTTACCTCGAATAG
- a CDS encoding LpxD N-terminal domain-containing protein, giving the protein MRIQSTEIAAFVDGEHVGPETAVEGVGALDSATTDELAFCVYDDPEYVRSSDAGAIVCPPEIGTVEGRTLVFVPEPKLAFVRAANEFFMDRVGETRVHPTAVVEEGATIGERCVIGPQTRIADCVEIGDDCTIRAGAVLGSAGFGFAREEAGRLHRQIHDGDVLIEDDVEVGPNSSIDRAVFDETVVEHGAKLSGQVHLAHQVRIGSDTTVAYGSGFSGGATVGERVTIHPHVSVATDIAIGDDAEVGMNAGVLSDVPDDTTVVGTPARPITEQ; this is encoded by the coding sequence GTGAGGATTCAGTCAACCGAGATCGCCGCGTTCGTCGACGGCGAGCACGTCGGGCCCGAGACGGCCGTCGAAGGTGTCGGCGCACTCGACTCGGCCACCACCGACGAGCTCGCGTTCTGCGTCTACGACGACCCCGAGTACGTCAGGAGTTCGGATGCTGGCGCGATCGTCTGTCCGCCCGAAATCGGAACCGTCGAGGGGAGAACACTCGTGTTCGTCCCCGAGCCCAAGCTCGCGTTCGTCAGGGCCGCAAACGAGTTCTTCATGGACCGGGTCGGGGAGACACGGGTCCACCCGACTGCGGTCGTCGAGGAGGGGGCGACGATCGGCGAGCGGTGCGTTATCGGTCCACAGACACGTATCGCCGACTGTGTCGAGATCGGCGACGACTGCACGATACGAGCCGGCGCAGTCCTCGGAAGTGCGGGATTTGGTTTCGCGCGCGAGGAGGCGGGCCGGCTCCACCGGCAGATTCACGACGGAGACGTCCTGATCGAGGACGACGTCGAGGTCGGCCCCAACAGCTCGATCGACCGCGCGGTCTTCGACGAGACCGTCGTCGAGCACGGCGCGAAACTGAGCGGGCAGGTCCACCTCGCCCACCAGGTCCGGATCGGGAGCGACACTACCGTCGCCTACGGATCGGGGTTTTCGGGCGGTGCGACCGTCGGCGAGCGCGTGACGATCCATCCGCACGTCTCGGTCGCAACCGACATCGCCATTGGTGATGACGCCGAAGTGGGGATGAACGCGGGCGTCCTCTCGGACGTCCCCGACGATACGACCGTCGTCGGGACGCCGGCCCGGCCCATCACAGAGCAATGA
- a CDS encoding polysaccharide deacetylase family protein codes for MNTHSPSRREPTEPVEFTFDWYERFLTDLLDAGYTPADYDDPLEPGEMIVRHDIDFSPRKALEMGRIEADLGIEATYFVLLNCPLYNVFYKPIRSALGELQSMGHTIGIHFSTHQYWDGEASSTAVTERVLEEREALACAVGNVSEAVSFHRPDEWLFRRSFEGFTSTYEERFFTDIAYRGDSNQRWREEHPLAGELPDKLQILTHPGLWGDEDADFETRLSNEVEAELERTRRFMHEQLVEKKYNVDEFQYGTNE; via the coding sequence ATGAACACTCACAGCCCCTCCAGACGAGAACCGACGGAGCCGGTCGAGTTCACCTTCGACTGGTACGAACGATTTCTCACCGACCTCCTCGATGCGGGTTACACCCCCGCCGACTACGACGACCCGCTCGAACCCGGCGAGATGATCGTCAGACACGACATCGACTTCTCGCCACGGAAGGCACTCGAGATGGGCCGGATCGAGGCCGATCTGGGGATCGAAGCGACGTACTTCGTGTTGCTGAACTGCCCGCTGTACAACGTCTTTTATAAGCCTATCAGGAGCGCGCTCGGGGAACTGCAATCGATGGGACACACTATCGGCATCCATTTCAGTACTCACCAGTACTGGGACGGCGAGGCGTCCTCGACTGCTGTCACCGAACGAGTCCTTGAAGAGCGCGAGGCACTGGCATGTGCCGTCGGCAATGTGAGCGAAGCGGTCTCGTTTCACCGACCCGACGAGTGGCTCTTTCGGCGGTCGTTCGAGGGCTTTACGAGCACCTACGAGGAGCGGTTCTTCACTGACATCGCCTACCGTGGCGACTCGAACCAGCGCTGGCGCGAGGAACATCCGCTCGCGGGCGAACTCCCCGATAAGCTCCAGATACTCACGCATCCGGGATTGTGGGGCGACGAGGACGCCGACTTCGAGACCCGGCTTTCGAACGAGGTCGAGGCCGAACTGGAGCGAACGAGACGGTTTATGCACGAACAGCTTGTTGAAAAGAAATATAACGTTGACGAATTTCAATACGGAACAAACGAATGA
- a CDS encoding PAS domain-containing sensor histidine kinase has product MTTVHVLYIGRAARTLERLLAESDTSSPIIVTAVPTVEAAVEWLSTGQSDCLVWGLDCEDAPQLERLFSIAPGVPVVVPESTSPPECLERDAPSITRTRDSSLVEAVRSTAEPDDAPLDSPPEVILSLLDRSADRIARIDREGIYRSVSEKLADSLDRSSAELLEASVGTACPGDPETVVEHGRRAIETGTIQRDSDGTYRYVYVPIDGEQFQLVVQDPEPATNGQRVEPANEFIETVLDRLTDIFFVFDLSGRFLHWNDRLTEVTGYTDEEIQSMTPMEFFVKEDYERIDSAISEIVETGDATEIVRIRTHGGQLLPYEFTGSMVTHEDGAPRYVCGVARDVSRRRRSERVLREREQALANLIRNLPGVVYRYRNESGFPVEFMSEGCSSLTGYPRDHLESGELSWMNDVIHPEDRAGVKRDVREALEAGEQYQTTYRVETAGDGIRWIWEQGGGVDAPDGTVEYLDGYLTEITDIVEIEEELRREKAFTESALDAQPDLFYVFAPDGTILRWNDRYNEVTGYTDEEIQSMHPIDFIADEDVPQVLDTVEALTDDHESVSIEATLVSKDGTHIPYEFTGSVIEDIGEPTFDTHEADVYICGTGRDISQRVTAERERQEAITELERSNAELERFAYVASHDLKEPLRMIRSYLDLIQRRYESELDEDADEFITYAVDGAERMRQMIDDLLTYSRVGTDDITLQSVDCNAVLDRVIDALRLSIEETDADITVEPLPTIEADDQQLGQLFQNLVSNAIAYAGDSSPSVRISASDRGDEWRFSVSDSGVGIEPDMTDEVFEIFSSGSASSSTGIGLAICQKIIRRHDGEIWVESEPGVGSTFHFTVPSGKPIDAEGGLEPSDG; this is encoded by the coding sequence ATGACGACCGTCCATGTCCTCTATATCGGCCGTGCGGCCCGTACGCTCGAACGGCTACTCGCCGAATCCGACACTTCGTCTCCGATCATCGTCACCGCCGTCCCGACGGTCGAGGCGGCCGTCGAGTGGCTTTCGACCGGACAGTCGGACTGTCTGGTCTGGGGCCTCGACTGCGAGGACGCTCCCCAACTGGAGCGGCTGTTCTCGATCGCACCCGGAGTTCCGGTCGTGGTTCCCGAGTCGACCTCGCCGCCCGAGTGTCTCGAGAGAGACGCTCCCTCGATCACGCGGACGCGCGACAGCTCGCTCGTCGAGGCGGTGAGATCGACCGCGGAGCCGGATGACGCCCCTCTGGACTCGCCGCCGGAGGTGATCCTCTCGTTGCTCGATCGGTCGGCCGATCGGATCGCCAGGATCGACCGTGAAGGGATCTACCGGTCGGTAAGCGAGAAGCTGGCCGATAGCCTCGACCGGTCGAGCGCGGAGCTACTCGAGGCCTCGGTCGGAACCGCCTGTCCGGGTGATCCCGAGACCGTCGTCGAGCACGGCCGTCGGGCGATCGAGACGGGGACGATACAGCGAGACTCGGACGGGACCTATCGGTACGTCTACGTCCCGATCGACGGCGAACAGTTCCAACTCGTCGTTCAGGATCCCGAGCCGGCGACGAACGGTCAGCGGGTCGAACCCGCAAACGAGTTCATCGAGACCGTCCTCGACCGGTTGACGGACATCTTCTTCGTCTTCGACCTGTCCGGTCGGTTCCTCCACTGGAACGACCGCCTCACCGAGGTGACCGGCTACACCGACGAGGAGATCCAGTCGATGACGCCGATGGAGTTCTTCGTCAAGGAGGACTACGAGCGGATCGATTCGGCCATCTCCGAGATCGTCGAGACCGGCGATGCGACCGAGATCGTTCGCATCCGAACCCATGGAGGGCAGTTGTTACCCTACGAGTTCACCGGATCGATGGTCACCCACGAGGACGGAGCGCCCCGATACGTCTGCGGGGTCGCACGCGACGTCTCGCGCCGCCGCCGCTCGGAACGGGTGTTGCGCGAGCGCGAACAGGCGCTTGCGAACCTCATTCGAAACTTGCCGGGCGTGGTCTATCGGTACCGAAACGAGTCGGGGTTTCCCGTGGAGTTCATGAGCGAGGGCTGTTCGAGCCTGACTGGCTATCCGAGGGACCACCTCGAATCCGGCGAACTCTCCTGGATGAACGACGTGATCCATCCCGAGGATCGCGCGGGCGTCAAGCGCGACGTACGGGAGGCACTCGAGGCCGGCGAGCAGTACCAGACGACCTACCGCGTCGAAACCGCCGGCGACGGGATCCGGTGGATCTGGGAACAGGGAGGCGGGGTCGACGCGCCCGACGGGACGGTCGAGTACCTCGACGGGTACCTCACCGAGATCACCGATATCGTCGAGATCGAGGAGGAACTACGCCGCGAGAAGGCCTTCACCGAGAGCGCGCTCGACGCCCAACCCGACCTGTTCTACGTCTTCGCGCCCGACGGTACCATCCTGCGCTGGAACGACCGGTACAACGAGGTGACCGGCTACACCGACGAGGAGATCCAGTCGATGCACCCCATCGACTTCATCGCCGACGAGGACGTCCCGCAGGTACTCGATACGGTCGAAGCGCTCACGGATGATCACGAGTCGGTCTCGATCGAGGCCACGCTCGTGAGCAAGGACGGGACGCATATTCCCTACGAGTTCACCGGCTCCGTCATCGAGGACATCGGCGAACCGACCTTCGACACCCACGAGGCCGACGTCTACATCTGTGGTACGGGCCGTGACATCTCCCAGCGGGTCACCGCCGAGCGAGAACGCCAGGAGGCGATCACCGAACTCGAGCGCTCGAACGCCGAACTCGAACGCTTCGCCTACGTGGCGTCTCACGACCTCAAGGAACCGCTTCGAATGATCCGGAGCTATCTCGACCTGATCCAGCGCCGCTACGAGAGCGAACTCGACGAGGACGCGGACGAGTTCATCACCTACGCCGTCGACGGCGCAGAACGGATGCGACAGATGATCGACGATCTGCTGACCTACTCCCGTGTCGGTACCGACGACATCACGCTTCAGTCGGTCGACTGCAACGCGGTTCTCGATCGGGTCATCGACGCGCTTCGTCTCTCGATCGAGGAGACGGACGCCGATATCACGGTCGAACCGCTTCCGACCATCGAGGCTGACGACCAGCAGCTCGGTCAGCTCTTTCAGAACCTCGTCAGTAACGCCATCGCCTACGCGGGTGATTCATCGCCGAGTGTCCGCATCTCCGCGAGCGACCGCGGGGATGAATGGCGTTTTTCGGTCTCGGATTCGGGTGTCGGTATCGAGCCCGATATGACCGACGAGGTGTTCGAGATCTTCTCTTCGGGATCGGCCTCCTCGAGCACCGGAATCGGCTTGGCTATCTGTCAGAAGATCATCCGGCGCCACGACGGCGAGATCTGGGTCGAATCCGAACCCGGCGTCGGTTCGACGTTTCATTTTACCGTACCAAGCGGAAAACCGATCGACGCCGAAGGCGGACTCGAACCGTCGGATGGATAG